The following proteins are co-located in the Leptospira weilii genome:
- a CDS encoding EscU/YscU/HrcU family type III secretion system export apparatus switch protein → MISVALKFIPQKDNAPVITASASGLLGDVIRKIANKNSVPIVENPALAESISELPVGSEIPESLYRAVGAIFSMILELDSNYSGKKEMLQ, encoded by the coding sequence ATGATCAGTGTCGCTCTAAAATTCATCCCTCAAAAAGACAACGCACCCGTAATCACTGCATCCGCGTCCGGTCTTTTAGGCGATGTGATTCGTAAGATTGCGAATAAAAATTCCGTTCCGATTGTAGAAAACCCGGCACTCGCGGAATCTATTTCCGAACTTCCAGTTGGTTCGGAAATTCCGGAGAGTCTTTACAGAGCGGTAGGTGCGATCTTTTCTATGATTCTGGAATTAGATTCAAATTACTCCGGAAAAAAGGAAATGTTACAATGA
- a CDS encoding HD-GYP domain-containing protein: MKKFAVSELKPGMRFSKPVYLDKENLFITSNTPITDSDLDRLNRFGIQEVMTAGELLQLDAQSDLNVLETNIEDMIVNTFVDDELQPLKAVYDNLNRIKISFGNLFRESTQVIQDVFKKTLEEKPLEVAPVREIAESLTDFVRSNQNISYLILANNPSGYYLYNQIANATFYSLILGKLLEYSRPKMIDLGISCLLADIGMCKVPSSISEKNEQLSEEEFKAIMKHTILGYQILSQKMKLKNNLAIVALQHHERYDGNGYPQKLAGTAIEEQARIYAIADNFSALVTNRPHRKKILPHEAIKSMISMDVGKFDLKLVRTLLNHLSLYPVGSCIELSDKRIGVVLGPNLDKPIRPYIRIIKDEYGTMVRNLILVDLLKETNLFISRPVDLQEITA, from the coding sequence ATGAAAAAATTTGCCGTATCCGAATTAAAACCCGGGATGAGGTTTTCAAAACCGGTATACTTAGATAAGGAAAATTTATTTATCACTTCCAATACTCCGATCACAGACAGCGATTTAGACAGACTGAATCGATTCGGGATTCAAGAAGTGATGACGGCCGGAGAATTACTTCAACTTGATGCCCAATCCGATCTGAACGTTTTAGAAACAAACATCGAAGACATGATCGTTAACACATTTGTAGACGATGAGTTACAACCTCTCAAAGCGGTTTACGATAATCTCAATCGAATTAAAATTTCTTTCGGAAATTTGTTTAGGGAATCCACTCAAGTCATTCAAGATGTATTCAAAAAAACTCTGGAAGAAAAGCCGTTGGAAGTGGCCCCTGTTCGGGAAATAGCAGAAAGTTTGACCGATTTTGTGCGATCTAATCAAAACATATCATATTTGATTTTAGCAAACAATCCTTCCGGATATTATCTGTACAACCAAATTGCAAATGCAACTTTCTATTCCTTAATTCTTGGAAAACTTCTGGAATATTCCAGACCGAAGATGATCGATCTTGGAATTTCTTGTCTACTAGCGGATATAGGAATGTGTAAGGTTCCTTCGTCCATTTCGGAAAAGAACGAACAACTCTCCGAGGAAGAATTTAAAGCGATCATGAAACATACCATCTTAGGGTATCAAATTCTTTCTCAAAAGATGAAACTCAAAAATAACCTCGCGATCGTTGCTCTTCAGCACCATGAACGTTATGATGGAAACGGATATCCTCAAAAGTTGGCGGGTACTGCGATCGAAGAGCAAGCCAGAATCTACGCGATTGCGGATAACTTTTCCGCGCTTGTGACGAATCGTCCTCATCGAAAGAAAATTCTTCCGCACGAAGCAATCAAGTCTATGATTAGTATGGATGTGGGAAAATTCGATCTGAAATTGGTTCGAACGCTTCTCAACCATCTTTCCTTATATCCCGTCGGTTCTTGCATAGAATTATCAGATAAAAGAATTGGGGTAGTTTTGGGACCGAATCTGGACAAGCCGATCCGACCTTATATTCGTATTATAAAAGATGAATATGGAACAATGGTGCGAAATTTGATTCTTGTGGATCTTTTAAAGGAAACGAACCTCTTTATTTCTCGTCCTGTGGATTTACAAGAAATCACAGCGTAA
- a CDS encoding YraN family protein: MSRFKKIKGDEGEAIASDFLISLGHEILKRNYRFLYCEIDIISVKEEVLYFSEVKFWKEFESFDPRFTFNFAKQTRMRKAASGFLSEHLSLQNHFVSFCLVSINEKKGCEYYPDLF, translated from the coding sequence TTGAGTAGGTTTAAAAAAATCAAAGGCGATGAGGGAGAAGCCATCGCATCCGATTTTTTGATTTCTCTCGGTCACGAGATTCTGAAACGAAATTATCGCTTTCTTTATTGTGAGATCGACATAATCTCTGTAAAAGAGGAAGTATTGTATTTTTCCGAAGTGAAATTTTGGAAAGAATTCGAATCTTTCGATCCCCGATTTACGTTCAATTTCGCAAAACAAACTCGTATGCGAAAGGCGGCTAGCGGTTTTCTTTCCGAACATCTTTCCTTACAGAATCATTTTGTCTCATTCTGCCTTGTCTCCATAAATGAAAAAAAGGGATGTGAATATTATCCTGATCTTTTTTGA
- a CDS encoding YifB family Mg chelatase-like AAA ATPase, which yields MKNSWICLTGANLEGLDAFAVDVEINLKRGLPRFMITGLAAQSIRESSERVRTALENSGYSCPFQNILVNLAPAGRKKEGTLLDLSIACGILALTEQIFPSGKLQRTLFLGELGLNGSLKPLKGVLPILSGISSEKYDTVIVPFENREEAALLRKFEVFGISHLRELEEILGNRKPPETKSKIQIREVSIVQNLELYQDQMIAFRAVQIAVAGWHHILLSGPPGIGKSLLARIAGLLIPSPEENEALDILKIQSALFPLKELIAERPYRAPHHTTSDITLVGGSRDLRMGEVTLANRGILFLDELAEYKSGILQALREPMEEGNITISRISGTVIYPANFLLVAATNPCPCGFYGVEGGGCSCNPQKIKKYQSPYSGPFRDRIDLEVEMFPLKEKERNRISIPLEESRKQIQKAATIQRDRYRGSGFYFNGQLRGECVNSYLKFDSVCEEILESETRKRKSSIRKFNQVRKVARTIADLEENPFVKEKHLLEALHFQNAGSSEKTGPSLNSR from the coding sequence ATGAAAAATTCTTGGATCTGTTTGACCGGAGCCAATTTGGAAGGTTTGGATGCATTTGCTGTAGATGTGGAAATCAATCTAAAGCGAGGTTTGCCTCGTTTTATGATAACGGGACTTGCCGCTCAGTCCATCCGAGAATCCTCGGAAAGAGTGAGAACCGCTCTGGAGAACAGTGGTTATTCTTGTCCGTTCCAAAATATTCTAGTCAATCTAGCTCCGGCAGGAAGGAAAAAGGAAGGCACTCTTTTAGATCTTTCGATCGCATGTGGGATTCTCGCGTTAACCGAACAGATCTTTCCCTCGGGGAAATTACAGAGAACGCTTTTTTTGGGAGAATTGGGCTTGAATGGAAGTTTGAAGCCACTCAAAGGAGTTTTACCCATTCTATCCGGTATCTCTTCGGAAAAATACGACACTGTGATCGTTCCTTTTGAAAATAGAGAGGAAGCGGCGCTTCTACGAAAATTCGAGGTCTTCGGAATTTCTCATTTGAGAGAATTGGAAGAGATACTGGGAAATCGAAAACCACCGGAAACAAAATCAAAAATCCAAATCCGAGAAGTGAGCATCGTACAAAATTTAGAACTCTATCAAGATCAGATGATCGCATTTCGAGCGGTTCAGATTGCAGTGGCGGGCTGGCATCATATTCTTCTGTCAGGGCCGCCGGGAATCGGGAAAAGTTTATTGGCGAGAATAGCGGGTCTTTTAATTCCTTCTCCCGAAGAAAACGAAGCACTGGATATACTGAAAATTCAATCCGCACTTTTCCCTCTCAAAGAATTGATCGCCGAAAGACCCTATCGAGCCCCTCATCATACAACTTCCGACATCACTTTAGTGGGAGGTTCCAGAGATTTAAGAATGGGAGAAGTCACTTTAGCAAATCGAGGAATTTTATTTTTAGACGAACTTGCGGAATACAAATCGGGAATTTTGCAAGCTCTCCGGGAACCGATGGAGGAAGGAAACATTACAATTTCCAGAATCAGCGGAACCGTGATCTATCCGGCAAATTTTCTATTGGTAGCTGCAACAAACCCTTGTCCTTGTGGATTCTACGGAGTCGAAGGAGGCGGTTGTTCTTGTAATCCCCAAAAAATCAAAAAATATCAATCTCCCTACTCCGGACCGTTTCGAGACCGGATCGACCTGGAAGTGGAAATGTTTCCTCTTAAAGAAAAAGAGCGAAATAGAATTTCCATTCCTCTAGAAGAATCTAGAAAACAAATTCAAAAAGCCGCAACAATTCAAAGAGACAGATACCGTGGAAGTGGATTTTATTTCAACGGGCAGCTTCGGGGAGAATGTGTAAATTCCTATCTGAAGTTCGATTCCGTTTGTGAGGAGATCTTAGAAAGCGAAACGAGAAAGAGAAAGTCAAGCATTCGTAAGTTCAACCAGGTTCGGAAAGTAGCGCGGACGATTGCAGATTTGGAAGAGAATCCGTTTGTAAAAGAAAAACACCTTCTAGAAGCCCTGCATTTCCAGAATGCCGGAAGTTCGGAGAAAACAGGGCCATCGCTTAATTCCCGTTAA
- a CDS encoding type II secretion system-associated lipoprotein yields MFRITIFLFPAFFLFLSGCGNRLIRKDAIAHINEYYSEKIYYLTKDKKVSNTETFKKGMLVRIYVESTPSMVKVKCYPADHKREYAIGRMIVYQLNDEYGNKKITTEDLDKLIANELVEYKKKK; encoded by the coding sequence ATGTTTCGTATTACCATTTTCTTGTTTCCCGCGTTTTTTCTTTTTCTCTCAGGTTGTGGCAATCGGCTCATTCGTAAGGACGCAATCGCTCATATCAACGAGTACTATTCGGAAAAAATTTATTACCTAACAAAAGACAAAAAAGTTTCCAATACGGAAACTTTTAAAAAGGGGATGCTCGTTCGGATTTATGTGGAATCGACTCCTTCCATGGTAAAGGTCAAATGTTATCCCGCGGATCATAAAAGAGAATATGCTATCGGAAGGATGATCGTTTATCAATTGAATGATGAATATGGGAATAAGAAGATTACTACAGAGGACTTAGATAAGCTGATAGCCAATGAACTTGTGGAATATAAAAAGAAAAAATAA
- a CDS encoding LysM peptidoglycan-binding domain-containing M23 family metallopeptidase produces MWNIKRKNKSSTEAGSRSAIFVSDIKKVNGKLFFIPLISSLVLSRPIFPDPLKNYDAEISEYTNKDSSFFSDKEERKIKQLFSQSPENWQEEKYSLNYHKDKSNLELPSFINVNKIISSRIISHSGIIYKNYVVKPKDSLSKIARNMKTSVQKIISTNGLKKNTTLQVGQNISIPVQVRNASREKVEFRRLFVHPVLNAKITSRYGRRKDPFHTGFRGFHTGLDFAGAQGAPILAVADGVVSFAGVNGGYGNTVIIEHENGYKTMYAHCSKITIDQGTKVSTGTVIGAIGRTGSATGPHLHFEVFLNGTRVNPETALKKALKIVTPLDPGKFARL; encoded by the coding sequence TTGTGGAATATAAAAAGAAAAAATAAATCCTCTACGGAAGCGGGATCAAGATCGGCTATATTCGTATCCGATATTAAAAAAGTGAATGGAAAACTTTTCTTTATTCCTCTAATTTCTTCTTTGGTTCTCAGTCGTCCTATCTTTCCGGATCCTTTGAAAAATTACGACGCTGAGATTTCGGAATATACCAATAAAGATTCTTCCTTTTTTTCCGATAAGGAAGAGCGTAAAATTAAACAATTATTTTCCCAATCCCCTGAAAATTGGCAGGAGGAAAAATATTCCCTCAATTATCATAAAGACAAATCCAATTTAGAACTTCCGAGTTTTATCAACGTCAATAAAATCATTTCCTCCAGAATCATAAGTCATAGTGGGATCATCTATAAAAATTATGTTGTAAAACCGAAAGATTCTCTTTCCAAAATCGCAAGAAATATGAAAACTTCGGTTCAAAAAATTATCTCTACAAACGGTCTGAAAAAGAACACTACGCTTCAAGTCGGACAGAATATTTCTATTCCGGTTCAAGTGCGTAATGCAAGCCGCGAAAAAGTGGAATTTCGCAGATTATTTGTACATCCGGTTTTGAACGCGAAGATAACTTCTCGTTACGGAAGAAGAAAAGATCCGTTTCACACCGGTTTTCGCGGCTTTCATACCGGTTTGGATTTTGCAGGCGCGCAAGGCGCTCCCATTCTTGCAGTTGCAGACGGAGTCGTATCTTTTGCCGGAGTTAACGGAGGTTATGGGAACACGGTTATCATTGAGCACGAAAACGGCTATAAAACAATGTATGCTCATTGTTCGAAAATTACGATTGATCAGGGAACGAAAGTCAGCACTGGCACGGTCATAGGTGCAATTGGCAGAACCGGATCGGCTACGGGGCCTCATCTTCATTTTGAAGTCTTTTTGAACGGAACTAGGGTAAACCCTGAGACTGCTTTGAAAAAGGCGTTGAAAATTGTTACACCTTTAGATCCGGGTAAATTTGCCAGATTGTAG